The Dethiosulfovibrio peptidovorans DSM 11002 nucleotide sequence GATGAGGTAGAGAAGACCTTGGGTTACGTTTTATCCCGGCGAAGCGACCTGGACGGTTCCGACGGGCCTTCCGTCCACTGGGTGGTCGATCTTTCCGGGAGGGAGCTTAAAAAAAAGGCCCTGGCGATCGAAGAGAGCCACGGTTTGGGCCGGATCGCCGATCTGGACGTTCTGGACGAGAACGGAGCTCCTCTGGGGAGGAGCGATCTTGGCTTTCCTCCCAGAAGATGTCTCATATGCGATCGTCCGGCCAAGGAGTGCTCCTATTGTAGGAGACACGGTCTATCGGAGCTGTTGGAAGCTATCGAAGGGATTCTGGAAAAGTCGGGATGGAGAGAGTAAAATCCCGGAGCCCATCAATGGGCTCCGGGATTTCATCATCTCGTCATAGCACCCGACACCTGAGTTTTTCCGATATATCCTTCATCGCCGCTAGGCCGGCTACGGAGTTTCCCTTCTCGTCCAGAGGGGGACTCACCACGCCGATGCCCATCCTCCCGGGAACCGTGCCTAGGATCCCTCCTCCTACGCCACTTTTGGCGGGTATGCCCACCTTTACGGCGAACTCTCCAGAGCCGTCGTACATTCCGCAGGTCGTCATTATTGCCCTGACCGTTCTGGCCGTGGAGGGAGATATTATCTGTTTTCCCGATATGGGGTTTAGACCGTCGCAGGCGAAGGTCGCTCCCATGATAGATAGATCTTTGGCGCAGGTCTTTATGCTGCACTGCCTGAAATACACGTCCAGGATATCCTCGACATCTCCGTTCAAGCTGCCTACGCTCCTGAGAAAATAGGCGAGCGATCTGTTTCTGTCGCTGGTGTTCTTCTCCGATCGGTAGACCCTGTCGTCGATGTCTATCGAGTCGTTGGCCATCAGTTTTCGACAGAGATCCATGATGGCGTCGACTTTTCTCTCTCTGCCTTCCTCGGGAAGAAGGGACACCACCACTATGGCGCCGGAGTTTATCAGAGGGTTGTTCGGTCTGTGGGGAGCGTCCATCTCCAGTCTCATTATGGAATTGAATGGGTCCGCGGTGGGGCTGCTCCCGACGGATGAGAAGACCCTCTCCGGTCCTCGTTCCTCCAGCGCCAGGGCCAGAGTCACTATTTTGGATATAGACTGTAATGTAAAGGGGTGATCCCAGTTTCCCGACAGATACTGACTTCCGTCGCATTCCGTCACGGCTAATCCGAAAGCCTCCGGATCGGCCTTCGCCAACTCAGGTATGTAGGAAGCAACCGTCCCCTCCGTCGCCTTGAGCCGACTCCTTCTGGAGATCTCTTCGAGGATATCCTTCATGGGAATCATCGTCCTATCTGTTGTAGTATGAGGAGAACTTCTCCTTGTCTATCACGGGATCGTCTATTCCAAGGTATCATACGCAATAGTGGTTCAAAATACAACTGTGCATACAGCAAAGCATGGTTGATAAATGATTTTATGTTTTTTTTCGTGGCATATCGGGCTTAGAGCCTGCTTTTATATTGAGTTCAAGCTGTATCTATAGAGGTGTTTTTCAGTAAAAACGGAGGAGTGCTGTCGTTAGAGTTTAATTTTTTTGGCAGGTAGAAAAAGAGGCGGGATGCCTCTATCCGGCACCCCGCCTCTTTCCCTTCTCCTGATGCTACTTTTGGACCAATTCTTTGGAACTCTCCGTCTTGAACTTGCTTAACCGTCTCTCTATGTTGTCCACCAGGGAGGACATGGCCTCAGCTTCCTTGGCTACGTTACTCGAGACCAAAGAGGTCTCCTCCGCGGCTTTTTTGATGGTTCCTACCTTATGGGCCATGTCGACGGTGGATCTCGAAGCCTGGTCGACGGCGTTGGCCATCTCGTTAGCCGAAGCGGCCTGTTCCTCTGAGGTCGCCGCTATGTTCTGCATAGAGTCGTTGACCACGGCGATCTGTTGCAAGGTCTCGTCCAGTCCTTTTCTGGCCTCGTCGGCCTTGACCACCGTCTGTTTCATGAGATCCCCGGCTTGTTGGGTTATCGCTACCGAGTCTCTGGTCTGGGACTGGAGTTCCTCTATGAGGTTTTCTATCTTGCCTGCGGCGTTGCCCGACTCTTCCGCCAGCTTTCTTACCTCTTCCGCCACGACCGCGAAGCCTCGTCCGGCGTCTCCCGCTCGGGCCGCCTCTATAGCTGCGTTGAGGGCCAGAAGGTTCGTCTGGTCCGCTATGGAGTTGATCGTGGCTATAAAACCGGTTATCTCCTGGACCGACGTGCTGAGGGCGGTCATAGCCTCTAAGCTTTTCCCCGCCTTGGCTCCTACCTCTTTGACGTTGCCTATTATATCCGCCACTATGGATACGGCCTTACTGGAGGTCTGGGAGGCCCTTTCCGTCGCCTCCGTTCCCTTAGTGGCCGACTCCGCCGCCATAGAGGCGCTGGACGATACTTCTTCGACTCCGGCGTTGGTCTCCTCCAATGCGGCGGCGTTGTTCTCCGCCAGTGTGGATACCTCCTCGACAGAGTGACGGACTTCCTCCATGGAGGCACTGCTCTGCTCGCTGAGTGCGGCCAGTCCGGTAGAGCTGTCAGCTATCTTTTTGCTTTCCTCGACTATCCCCAGCATGGTCTCCCTAAGACCTTCCACCATGACGGAAAGTGCGTCTATCATGGTGCCGAGAGGGTCTTTGGCCCTGTAATTTATGGATCTGGGGTCTACAGTGAGATCGCCGTCCTTGACCTCGCCTGCCATGTTAGCGACTTTCCTGAGAGGAAGGACTATGCTTCTGAAGGTGACCAGCACGGCCAGTCCGACAGCCAGGAGAGCCACTATCGCTACGGCTATCTGTATGGAGGTGGTCCCCCTTACCAGGGCGTCTATGGCCTTCACAGGGTATAGAATTGCCAGGGAGAGTCCCTGGGCGGTGTTGCCGTAGAAGGCCTCGAACCTCTCTCCCTCCCAGTTTATTATGGAGGAGCCCGATTTTCCGGAGACCATCTCCCTGCCCATCGTCTTGGCCGATTCGTCTTTTTCGTCGCTTTCGGAGAGATTGACCTTCATGATGTCCTTTTCAACCGGTCCGGCTATAATCATGCCTGCCTTGCTGAGAAGAAGTCCATGCCCCTCTCCCAGCAGCTTCAGCTTTCCAACGAAATCGACCAGGGCGTTCATGCTGATATCCACCCCCACCACTCCGAGGGTCTTGCCTTTGCCGTCTTTTACCGTCATGGCTGCCGATATGACGGCTTTATTTGTTATCAGGTCGATGTAGGGTTCGGTAACTATCATGTCGGATCCTTTTTTTATCGCGTCTATGTACCACGATCTCTTCCTGGCATCGTAGTCCTCGGCCATCTTGGCTCGAGAACCGATGGGCAGTTTTCCGTTTTTCTCCAGGCCGAAGTAGATGTCCTGAACTCCGAACTCTCCGTTTTGGGCCAGCAACGAGGCCATGAGATCCTCCAGGGTCTCCGCCTCCTGTAGACCCTCTTCATCCCAGGCTCTCTGTATGGCCACAGAGGCGTTTTTGAGTATGGCTAACAGTTTCCCGAAGTTCTCCTCCACAGTGAGCACCGCTGTCTTGACGGTCTCCTCTCCGGTCTTGATTACCTGGTTTTCCAGGATACTCTGGCTCCTGAAGTAGGTGATCCCTGTCATTGCGACTATTATGACCAGTACGGCCGCTACCATAGATACGAATTTCCCTTTGATGGACATGTGATCCCCTCCAATCGTCTATGTGTTTCTACCCCAAATATATTATATCAATATTCTTTATATACAGTCTAGTTTTTCAATTATGCTATCCTCGCCGTCCCGGCGTTGCCGGTATAATGGAGTGATTCTAGGAAGGAGTTGGTTTCGTGTCGCTTTCAACTGGGTTCGGGCGGATGAGGACGGGACTGAAGTTTTCTCTGTCCGTTTTGCTCTCTCTATGGGCTATATCCAGCGCTTCGGCATTGGAAGTCTCTTTCGACGCTCCCGATAAGGTTTTTTTGGGAGAGCCTTTCGTGGTTTCTCTGACTGTCAGTGGGGACGTGGAGAAAAGTACTTTGTCCTGGAGGGGCAGGAATTATCCCATGTTCCTGTCCGTTGCGGAGGGGGGAGTCTCGAAGGGTGTCGGTCTTTTGGGGACAGATGCGGCCAGCTCTCCTGCCGAGGGAGAGGTGGTTAAGATATGGGTGAGGTCGAAAGGGGTCAACTACATGTCTCGGTGGAAGATAGACGTTATTTCCAAATCATATCCTGCCGAGAGGCTTTCGGTTCCCCCCGCCATGGTGAATCCTCCCGGCTCGGAGCGCGACAGGATAGCCAGAGAGAAAAAGGCCGTCAGGAAGGTATTGAGAGCCCATTCTCCCGAGTTGTACTGGTCCTTGCCGATGGTTCGTCCCGTTGAGGGAATCGTCACCAGCGTATATGGAAAAAAACGGATCTACAACGGTATCCCTAGGAGTCGTCACGGAGGGGTGGATTATCGCGCTTCGGTGGGAACTCCTGTAAAATCCGCGTCGTCTGGACGGGTCATCCTCACCGGAGATCACTATTACGCAGGCAAGTCGGTCTATGTCGATCATGGAGGTTCAGTGGTGTCGATGTATTTTCATCTGTCCGAGATCAATGTGAGGGAGGGGCAGTTCGTTCGATCCGGCGAGGTGATAGGTAAGACCGGTCGATCCGGAAGGGTGACCGGTCCTCATCTTCATTTCGGTGTATCGGTCGGCGGTCGCATGGTCGACCCCTCGATCTTGGTGGAGGAGGATCTGGAACGACTGACCGAGTCCAATCTGTCCGGCAGGATGGTCTTCCCCTAGTGGGGGGATACCTGCAGGCCTCTTCTCCTGATGGTGTTGTGGATGTGGTCCTCCATCAGCTCTCTCGCAAGGGAGGAGTCGCCGGAGTCTACCGCGTCTATTATTTTTCTGTGCTCTCTATATGTGCGGTGTCCTTTATCGGAAAAGGACTGTTCAAAGGCCATCATGTCGGTGTTGTAAAAGAGCCCGAAGTGGAAGGTGTACAGCGAAGAACGCCAGTATGCCTGGCGGAAGTAGCGGGATATATATCCGTTTCTGGACATGTCTACGATCTTCGAGTGGAAGAGTTCGTTTATCTCTGCGTACTCTTCCTTTCTCTGGCCCAGATGGTAGAGGGATCGCTCTCTTTCGTTGAGTTCTCTGAGGTACGAGAGGTCCTCAGAGGACCTCCTTTGGGCTGCAAGGTAGGCTGCCTTGCCCTCAAGGCAGGATCTGACGTCGAATACGTCCTCCATATCCTGTTGGGTCAGTATCGGCAGGGTGTAGCCTCTTTTTCCCCTGGTCTTCTCGAGGACGCCCTCGGCCACGAGACGGCTGAGGGCGTGCCTTACCGGGGTCCTGCTGAGTTGAAGCCCTTCCGCCAGGTCCGGTTCGTAGATCTTGTCTCCCGGGCGTATTCTGTGGGCGATGATCCTGTCGATGACCATGTGGAACGCTTTTTCGTCCGCTTTCAGTTTTTTTCTCTCCATCTTCTTCTCCCCGTCTCCCATCCTGATGTCAGTCGATGATCAGGCGCACCGCTATTATCATCAGCAGTCCCGCCATCGTCAGAGCGAACAGCATCTGATAAAACGACAACCCGATTATCCTCGGTGAGCTGTCCTCCCTTAATACCGATATTTTGTAGCTTTCCCCCGCCAGAGCCTTGCCGTATATTCCGTCCGACAGCTCGACTGTGAGCTCTACGTTGCCTGTCTCTGTCGTCTCAGTCGAGAGAAGTGTTACAGGAATCTTGTCGATGTTCCCCTTCGTCATAACCTGTCTCAGGGCATGAGCTATGGCAGAGCCGTCCTTTATGTTGACGTATATAGTGTCGCCCGGTCGAAGAGTCGAGACCGGCTCACCTCTGACCGGGTCCACCACTATGCCGCACAGCAGTGTCAGGTGGTCTATCTCGGCGGAGTCCGCTCTGGATTTTTCCTCTTTTTTCTCTCTCTTTTCCTCTCTGCTCTCTATGAATTTGCCGAGATCCTCCCCGGTGACCTTCTCGACTCCTAGCTTCATCTCGAGACTCAGCCCTAGCTCCCGTTCCAGTTCGTGCTGGAGGTCCTCCTTGACCTGTCTTTGCCTGTCCTCACCGTCGGTTGCCATACGGTTGACCGCAGGAGGGGACAGCTGTTTTTTTAATGTCTCCATGGTCTTTTCGTGGAGTAGCTTGTCCTGAGGGGCCTCGAGCCTCTCCATGAGGATGGCCAGGGCCTGCCATGAAGCGTCTATATCCACCTCTCCCAGTTCGCCTCCGTAGCCTGTCCAGAGACATAGAAGCTCCGGTTCTCCCAAGGTCTCGTCGGCGAGGAATACGATCAGCCCGGTGGCTCCTCCGGAGGACCTAGTCCTATAGGCGCACTTTACGACCACGTATTTTCTGCCGATTTCCTGATCTCCCTCGGGCCATATCTCCACTGTCGATATCTCCGGCATCTTGGGAGAGCGGTTCGCCAGCTTTTCAAGGGTAGCGGTGAGCTGAGACCGGCGCATCTCCTCGACGGATTTCTTTATTTTTTCCTTTGTCTCGTGAAAGCTTTCCGAGGGTTGGGGCATCTCAGTGCCTCCTTGGGCGATGGCTGTCTTTTCAGACCATATTACAGGATTATGCCATTTAGGTGCAAATAGTTCTAGCGACCCAGGACTTCCAGACCTCTTAGGAGAATATTCTGCTTCAGTCTTATGGCGTTGGCGGGACACATCTCATGGCAGCAGTAGCATCTTATGCACTTTTCATAGTCGAAGACCAGGCGGCGGTCTCTCATGGTTATGGCGTCGGCGGGGCATATCTCGACGCATCTACCGCATAGGATACAGCGTTTTCGGTTCTGCTCCGGCCTGGCCGCCAGGAGCTCTCTTCCGAAACGGTCCATCCAGGAGGGCAGAAGCCTCAGTGAGTCGGGTGGAGGAAGTTCGACCCTCTCGAAAGTCGTCTCTGGTATGGTATCTCCTTTTATCCGTATATTTTTCGGGACCATCCCGGCCGTCTCGGCCGCTTTTCTCAGGGGGAAAGCCGATCGATTCAAGGACATTAGGTCCGCCGTTGTCAGATCCATGGCCAGAGCATCGTCCGTGGCCACCACAGTGCCGAACCGTCTCGGAGATCCGTTGGACGGACCTCTGCCCTCCATGCCTACGACTCCGTCCATTACGGTCAAACAGGGACGCAATGTCATCCATATCTCCAACAGCAGTCGGGCGAAGTCCTCTCTGTCAAGTCCGACTCTATAGTGCCAGGCCGCCTTTCTCTGGGCCACCACCGTTCCGAACAGGTTTTTTACCCCCATGGTCAAGGTCATCTGACAGTGGGTCTTTAGCTTAGGAAGGTTTATTATTTTGTCCGATTCCAATGCCAGGGCGGAGATTTCAAGTCCCCTGAAACGATCGTCTCTTTTGCCCGGAACAGGCCGGGATTCGTCTAGAGGGACGACGGGAACCCCTAATATCCTGCCCACCTGGGCTATTCCGGTTTTCTCCGCTACCTTGGAGAACTTCTCTATGCCGGGGCTGTCGGCTATGGTCGGCTTGCCTCCGCAGTCAAGAGTCATTTCCGTCACAGCTCGTACCATGGCCGGATGTGTGGTTACGGCCCTGTCCGGCGAGTAGGCTCCCAGCATATTTGGCTTTATAAGCACCGAGTCGCCGGAGGAGACGAATCGCTCCATCCCCCCCAGATCGTCTATCGTTCGAGCTATTACGTCCTTTACGCCTTCGTAGGAACTGCATTTTCTGAAAGATACGATGGTCATCAGTCCCTCTCCCTTCTGTTACAATTATCTCCAACGTAAGTATCAGCGATTACGACTAGGAGGTCCAAAGATGAATCGCAAACACAGGGTTTTTCTGGCCCTGGGAGCCAATCTGGGCGACCGTCAGGGCAATATACTACAGGCACTTCAATATCTTCAGGGCAAGGTGGAGGTCGTGGCGGTTTCGTCGTTCTACGAGACCGAGCCGGTCGGATATGAGGATCAACCTCTCTTTCTTAACTGTGCCTGCGAGATTCTAACGGACCTGTCTCCGATGGAGGTCCTTCATCTGGCAAAATGGATCGAACAGAGGATGGGCAGGACCGTCAATTTCAGGAACGGCCCGAGACCTATAGACGTCGACCTGATAATGTACGACGACCTGGTCCTGGGAGATGACAAGCTGACCGTCCCCCATCCCAGGATGCAGGAGAGGGCCTTCGTGCTGGTTCCTCTCGCCGAGATAGCCCCTGGGCTGGTCCATCCTGTCTTAGGGCAGACCGTCTCCGATCTAAGGGATTTGGTGGACGCCAAAGGGGTCGCCAAGGTGGAGAGATCCCTTCGATTTTCCCTCGATAGAGATGTGCAGAAAGGCGTCCCCGAGGTTCCTCTGTTTTTGGGGCGGGTCGGTGTGACCGGCCTGGAGAGGATAATACGCCTCGAGACGGAGGGCAAGATTTCCCTTTTCTACGCGACCATGGATCTGTTTGTGGATCTCGACGGTGCCAGGGCAGGCGTCCATATGTCTCGTTTCAACGAGATATTGGAGCAGGCAGCGGAGGACGCCGCCGGTTCCGTCGCTCCCGACATAGAGACAATGGCCGAGCGTCTGGCCTCGTCTGTGATGGAGCGGCAGGAGGCTCTTAGATCGGAGGTCCGGATAAAGGCCCATTTCCCCCTGAAAAAGCACGCTCCCATATCGGGGAAGACGACCCAGGAGATCTACAATTTTATAGGGATATCCGCCTGCGACGGGAACGTATGTCGAACGATATCAGGGGTGGAGGTGGACGGTTTGACCGTCTGTCCCTGTGCCCAGGACATGGTCCGCGCCCATTCCAAGGGATTGTTGATATCCCAGGGATACGGCGAGGAAGAGGCGGAGCGTATCGTAGACGTATTGCCCCTGGCGTCCCACAACCAGAGGGGACGGGCCACGTTAATGATCGGCGGTGCGGGTACCATAAGGGCGGAGAACCTGGTTCACCTGGCCGAGGCTTCCATGAGTTCCGAGATATACGAGCTTCTCAAAAGACCGGACGAGTTTTTCGTGGTCAACAAGGCTCACAGCAATCCTCGATTCGTTGAGGACGTCGTGAGGGAGGTGCTACGAAACGTGGTGGAGGTCTCTCCCGACCTTCCCGACGGGGTTTTCGTCCTCGCCAGGCAGGAGAATTTCGAGAGCATCCACCGACACAACGCCTTCGCGGAGAGAGCCGCCCTCCTTGGCGACCTGAGAAGGGAGATGGAGGGGCTTCGTCCCGGCAGGCCGATCACCTTGGAGGGCTGGCTCTTCGGAGATATCTGATCAGTCGACCCTATCTGGGTCGTTCAGAGCGGCTATCGTGTCCAGCACACGACGGTTGGCCTTGACATCGTGTACCCTGATGATCTCCACTCCCTGCCAAGCGCAGAGGGCTGTCCCGGCCAGAGTGGCTTCCAGTCTCTCTTCCGTGGGAGCCCCCTTGAGGACAGCTCCGAATACGCTTTTTCGGGAATGGCCTATGAGAATCGGAGATCCCATCGATCGAAAGAACTCGTTGTGGGAGAGCAGAGCGAGGTTATGGGATGCCGTCTTTCCGAAGCCTATTCCGGGGTCCAGGATTATCTGCCCCTCTGGAACTCCGGCTTTAGTAGCCAGCTTCGTCCTCTCTCGAAAGTAATCGCATATCTCCTTCTGGAGACAGCCGTAATGGGGTTCCCGCTGCATTGTCCTGGGGACCCCTTTCATGTGCATTATTACCAGCGGAGCCCCGGAGTTCGCCGCCACGGAAGCCAGCTCCGGGTCGAATCCCAGTCCAGATATGTCGTTCAGTATGTCCGCTCCTGCATCGACGCAGGCCCGGGCTACCTCTGACTTGGTGGTATCTATCGATATGGGAATATGGGGAAATTCCTCCCTGATGGATTCCACAGCAGGGACCAGTCGAATTATCTCCGTTTCGGCCTCCGCAGGCAGCGATCCCGGCCTGGTGGACTCGGCTCCTAGATCCAGCATGTCCGCCCCGTCCTCTATCATGGTCTCCACCCTTTTCAGACATTCCGAGGTCGAACCGGCCCTGCTCTTGGAGAAAAATGAGTCCTCCGTGAGGTTCACTATGGCCATGAGCTTAGTCCTGTCGCCGAGCTGGAGTACTCTATCTCCCGGCAGGGTCAGAAGATGCCTTCTCTTCCTCTTTCCCGCCATGGCATCCAGTATCTCTTTTCGGACCTGATCCAGTCCCCAGTAAGGCATGACGGCCAGCTTTTCCGCAAGATGGGCTATCTGTTTATCCGTCCCGAACAGGAGGCAATCGCAGCGTTCTACTCCTCTGTCTATGGCGTGACGATGGACCGCCACGTCTCCACCACGGGAGAGCATCTCCTGTTTGAGTGCGTTGGCCGCTCTGGTGTCTACGTCGGATATCCTGAGGGCCGTCAGATCTCTCCTGTCGTTGAAATAGGGTAGTGCCCCCGGATCGCAGCCTATCTCCTCCAGGGTTTTCTTCAGTTCCGCCGTCGACCTGAAACGGTGAAACCAGGTCGTCATGGTTACTCCACGTCCTCTCTGAAAACTATCACGGAGCTTGTCGCGGTCTCCCAGATCTGCACGGAGTGTAGCTCGCAGTTCGGTCTTTTGACCGATTCGTCCAGTTTTCTCCATACCCATAGGGCTATGTTCTCCGCCGTCGGCTGATCCATAACATCGTTTAAATAGGCGTGGTCCAGCTCGGTCAGGATCTTTTCCGAAACGATCCTTTTCAGCTCGGTGAAGTCGAAAACCATGTCCTCGTCGTCGCTACGTCCGTTCAGTGTGACGGCTAATCTATAGGTGTGGCCGTGAAGGGCCTCGCATTTTCCCCTGTATCTTTCGAGCCTGTGGGCGGCGTCGAATGTGAATTCCTTTCTTAGCAGCATGAGATCTCCTCCGTTATCCTTCTTCTCGTCGGCATGTGCCGATGGAGATTCCATTCTACCAAAGAAGGCGCCGCCTCTCGAGAGGCGGCGCCTTCTTTGGGGGTCGCTTGACCCCTTAAAGGGCCTGGATGTACAGCTCCCTTATCTCCTGTAGGACCCCCTTGCGGGGGTTATTGATACCTATGGCCTCCTTCGAGGCGGCTAAGGACAGATCGTCTATGGAATTCTCGGTAACTCCTAGGGAGGATAGTCCGTCGGTTATACCTATCTCCTTCGCCAGATCGGCCATAGCCTCAACTACCTTTTCCGCCTTTTCCGCGGTACGAAAACCAGAGTGGTCTATGCCGTATCTATCGTAGGTGGCTTCGTCTATCACCGATCCCATT carries:
- the citX gene encoding citrate lyase holo-[acyl-carrier protein] synthase, which translates into the protein MGYESMDLILAAREARWNLRKQLSRTYGKPVLSLSMTVPGPDKSAPGIFWALRVISDEVEKTLGYVLSRRSDLDGSDGPSVHWVVDLSGRELKKKALAIEESHGLGRIADLDVLDENGAPLGRSDLGFPPRRCLICDRPAKECSYCRRHGLSELLEAIEGILEKSGWRE
- the glsA gene encoding glutaminase A; amino-acid sequence: MKDILEEISRRSRLKATEGTVASYIPELAKADPEAFGLAVTECDGSQYLSGNWDHPFTLQSISKIVTLALALEERGPERVFSSVGSSPTADPFNSIMRLEMDAPHRPNNPLINSGAIVVVSLLPEEGRERKVDAIMDLCRKLMANDSIDIDDRVYRSEKNTSDRNRSLAYFLRSVGSLNGDVEDILDVYFRQCSIKTCAKDLSIMGATFACDGLNPISGKQIISPSTARTVRAIMTTCGMYDGSGEFAVKVGIPAKSGVGGGILGTVPGRMGIGVVSPPLDEKGNSVAGLAAMKDISEKLRCRVL
- a CDS encoding methyl-accepting chemotaxis protein, which produces MSIKGKFVSMVAAVLVIIVAMTGITYFRSQSILENQVIKTGEETVKTAVLTVEENFGKLLAILKNASVAIQRAWDEEGLQEAETLEDLMASLLAQNGEFGVQDIYFGLEKNGKLPIGSRAKMAEDYDARKRSWYIDAIKKGSDMIVTEPYIDLITNKAVISAAMTVKDGKGKTLGVVGVDISMNALVDFVGKLKLLGEGHGLLLSKAGMIIAGPVEKDIMKVNLSESDEKDESAKTMGREMVSGKSGSSIINWEGERFEAFYGNTAQGLSLAILYPVKAIDALVRGTTSIQIAVAIVALLAVGLAVLVTFRSIVLPLRKVANMAGEVKDGDLTVDPRSINYRAKDPLGTMIDALSVMVEGLRETMLGIVEESKKIADSSTGLAALSEQSSASMEEVRHSVEEVSTLAENNAAALEETNAGVEEVSSSASMAAESATKGTEATERASQTSSKAVSIVADIIGNVKEVGAKAGKSLEAMTALSTSVQEITGFIATINSIADQTNLLALNAAIEAARAGDAGRGFAVVAEEVRKLAEESGNAAGKIENLIEELQSQTRDSVAITQQAGDLMKQTVVKADEARKGLDETLQQIAVVNDSMQNIAATSEEQAASANEMANAVDQASRSTVDMAHKVGTIKKAAEETSLVSSNVAKEAEAMSSLVDNIERRLSKFKTESSKELVQK
- a CDS encoding M23 family metallopeptidase, which produces MSLSTGFGRMRTGLKFSLSVLLSLWAISSASALEVSFDAPDKVFLGEPFVVSLTVSGDVEKSTLSWRGRNYPMFLSVAEGGVSKGVGLLGTDAASSPAEGEVVKIWVRSKGVNYMSRWKIDVISKSYPAERLSVPPAMVNPPGSERDRIAREKKAVRKVLRAHSPELYWSLPMVRPVEGIVTSVYGKKRIYNGIPRSRHGGVDYRASVGTPVKSASSGRVILTGDHYYAGKSVYVDHGGSVVSMYFHLSEINVREGQFVRSGEVIGKTGRSGRVTGPHLHFGVSVGGRMVDPSILVEEDLERLTESNLSGRMVFP
- a CDS encoding GntR family transcriptional regulator, which encodes MERKKLKADEKAFHMVIDRIIAHRIRPGDKIYEPDLAEGLQLSRTPVRHALSRLVAEGVLEKTRGKRGYTLPILTQQDMEDVFDVRSCLEGKAAYLAAQRRSSEDLSYLRELNERERSLYHLGQRKEEYAEINELFHSKIVDMSRNGYISRYFRQAYWRSSLYTFHFGLFYNTDMMAFEQSFSDKGHRTYREHRKIIDAVDSGDSSLARELMEDHIHNTIRRRGLQVSPH
- a CDS encoding DUF4899 domain-containing protein, with the protein product MPQPSESFHETKEKIKKSVEEMRRSQLTATLEKLANRSPKMPEISTVEIWPEGDQEIGRKYVVVKCAYRTRSSGGATGLIVFLADETLGEPELLCLWTGYGGELGEVDIDASWQALAILMERLEAPQDKLLHEKTMETLKKQLSPPAVNRMATDGEDRQRQVKEDLQHELERELGLSLEMKLGVEKVTGEDLGKFIESREEKREKKEEKSRADSAEIDHLTLLCGIVVDPVRGEPVSTLRPGDTIYVNIKDGSAIAHALRQVMTKGNIDKIPVTLLSTETTETGNVELTVELSDGIYGKALAGESYKISVLREDSSPRIIGLSFYQMLFALTMAGLLMIIAVRLIID
- a CDS encoding DUF362 domain-containing protein, coding for MTIVSFRKCSSYEGVKDVIARTIDDLGGMERFVSSGDSVLIKPNMLGAYSPDRAVTTHPAMVRAVTEMTLDCGGKPTIADSPGIEKFSKVAEKTGIAQVGRILGVPVVPLDESRPVPGKRDDRFRGLEISALALESDKIINLPKLKTHCQMTLTMGVKNLFGTVVAQRKAAWHYRVGLDREDFARLLLEIWMTLRPCLTVMDGVVGMEGRGPSNGSPRRFGTVVATDDALAMDLTTADLMSLNRSAFPLRKAAETAGMVPKNIRIKGDTIPETTFERVELPPPDSLRLLPSWMDRFGRELLAARPEQNRKRCILCGRCVEICPADAITMRDRRLVFDYEKCIRCYCCHEMCPANAIRLKQNILLRGLEVLGR
- the mptA gene encoding GTP cyclohydrolase MptA, producing MNRKHRVFLALGANLGDRQGNILQALQYLQGKVEVVAVSSFYETEPVGYEDQPLFLNCACEILTDLSPMEVLHLAKWIEQRMGRTVNFRNGPRPIDVDLIMYDDLVLGDDKLTVPHPRMQERAFVLVPLAEIAPGLVHPVLGQTVSDLRDLVDAKGVAKVERSLRFSLDRDVQKGVPEVPLFLGRVGVTGLERIIRLETEGKISLFYATMDLFVDLDGARAGVHMSRFNEILEQAAEDAAGSVAPDIETMAERLASSVMERQEALRSEVRIKAHFPLKKHAPISGKTTQEIYNFIGISACDGNVCRTISGVEVDGLTVCPCAQDMVRAHSKGLLISQGYGEEEAERIVDVLPLASHNQRGRATLMIGGAGTIRAENLVHLAEASMSSEIYELLKRPDEFFVVNKAHSNPRFVEDVVREVLRNVVEVSPDLPDGVFVLARQENFESIHRHNAFAERAALLGDLRREMEGLRPGRPITLEGWLFGDI
- the folP gene encoding dihydropteroate synthase; this translates as MTTWFHRFRSTAELKKTLEEIGCDPGALPYFNDRRDLTALRISDVDTRAANALKQEMLSRGGDVAVHRHAIDRGVERCDCLLFGTDKQIAHLAEKLAVMPYWGLDQVRKEILDAMAGKRKRRHLLTLPGDRVLQLGDRTKLMAIVNLTEDSFFSKSRAGSTSECLKRVETMIEDGADMLDLGAESTRPGSLPAEAETEIIRLVPAVESIREEFPHIPISIDTTKSEVARACVDAGADILNDISGLGFDPELASVAANSGAPLVIMHMKGVPRTMQREPHYGCLQKEICDYFRERTKLATKAGVPEGQIILDPGIGFGKTASHNLALLSHNEFFRSMGSPILIGHSRKSVFGAVLKGAPTEERLEATLAGTALCAWQGVEIIRVHDVKANRRVLDTIAALNDPDRVD
- the queD gene encoding 6-carboxytetrahydropterin synthase QueD; the encoded protein is MESPSAHADEKKDNGGDLMLLRKEFTFDAAHRLERYRGKCEALHGHTYRLAVTLNGRSDDEDMVFDFTELKRIVSEKILTELDHAYLNDVMDQPTAENIALWVWRKLDESVKRPNCELHSVQIWETATSSVIVFREDVE